ATCAGTAGCATTCATATTGCCACCAATTTCCATCATAATTTTTTGAAACTCTTGTCTGTAACTCACTGAGTTTTTTTCAGACACCAAAGACTTTTTATCGATAATTTTCTTTATCGACAATAAAATTTGATTTGGTTTAACTGGTTTAATTAAATAGTCTGCAATTTGTCCACCAATAGCTTCGTCCATGATATTTTCTTCTTCATTCTTGGTAATCATTACAACAGGAACATCTTTGTTCATTGTTTTCATATTACTCAAAGTTTCCAATCCAGAAATTCCAGGCATGTGTTCATCTAAAAAAACCAAATCAAAATATTCTGCCGAAAATTTATCCAAAGCATCATGACCATTACTTACTGCTTCAACACTATAACCTCTTTGTTCTAAAAACATAATTTGTGGTTTTAGCAAATCAATCTCATCATCTGCCCAAAGTATTTTAGTTTTCTGCATGCTCAATAATTTGGGTTCAATATACAAGCGTTTTTTTATATCTTGTGTGATAAATAATTAAATATTGTTATCAAACAGAATCTAACGATTAAAAGCAATTTTGAACAAGAGAAAAATATTTAACGATCCAGTCTATGGTTTTATAACTATTCCTTATGATATAGTATATGATATTATTCAACATCCTTATTTTCAACGCTTAAGAAGAATACAACAATTGGGTTTGAGTAGTATGGTGTATCCTGGAGCAACGCATAGCCGTTTTCACCATTCTTTAGGTGCTATGCATTTGATGCAACAAGCATTAGAAGTGTTAAAATTAAAAGGTGTTAAAATTACTCAAAAAGAAAGCGAAGCAGCCACTGTTGCTATTTTACTACACGATATTGGTCATGCTCCATTTTCACATAGTTTAGAATACATATTAGTTAAAAATATTAGTCATGAAACTATTTCTAAGAAAATTATAGAAGAGTTAATTCCTATTTTTGGCGAAACATTAGCAATTGCACTACAAATATTCAATAATTCGTACAAAAAGAAATTTTTGCATCAACTAGTTTCTGGTCAGTTAGATATGGATAGAATGGACTATCTCAACAGAGATTCTTTTTATACTGGCGTTAGTGAAGGTGTAATTGGCTATGATCGTATTATTAATATGTTGAATGTAGTTGATGACAATATTGTAGTAGAAGAAAAAGGCATTTATTCGATAGAAAAGTTTTTAATTGCACGACGATTGATGTATTGGCAAGTATATTTACATAAAACATCGTTGGTTGCCGATTTAATGTTAAAAGCTACTGTAGAAAGAGCTATTGCCATAAAAGCAATTGATAATATATCAAAACCTTTGGCTAAGTTGATTGAAAATCCAAATAGAAAAAATTATTTAAAATATTATACTTTAATTGATGATATAGATATTATGTATGCATTAAAAATTTGGTCAACTAATAAAGATAAAATCTTAGCTCAATTGGCTGATGCTATTTTAAATAGAAAACTATTTCATTTAAGTTATGAATCTGAACAAGTAGCAGAACAACAATATTTAGCATTAAAACAACAATATTCTAAAGAATCATTTCCTTATTTAGTATATGCTGGTTCAACACAAAACAATGCTTATAATCCAAGTAAAGAAACCATAAAAATTTTAAAGAAAGATGGTAGTATTGTACCTATTTCAGAATATTCTAAAGAATGGAATTTACAATCTATTACACAAACCATTACCAAACACTATATTGCTTATCCTAAAAAATAATTATGCAGTTAAATCAGAAACCATATACTATAAATGAATTAGCTTTAATCGTTAATGGACAAATTATTGGTGATACCAATACGACCATTCACTTACCCAATAAAGTTGAAATTGCCACAAAAGAGGAAATCAGTTTTATTGGAAATAAAAAATATATTGATTATATACATACTTCTAATGCTGGAATTCTCATTTTAACAAAAGCATTGTTTAAAGCAGACTTTGAACGACCTATTATTTTAGTAGATGATGCTTATAATGCTTTCGCTCAAATATTAGATTTGTTTATACAAAAAGATATTCCTACAATTAGCGACAAAGCAATTATTGATACATCTGCAAGAATTGGTAATAATTGTTGTATTGGTGCAAATACTATTATTGGAAAAAATGTTCAAATTGGCAATGACTGTATTATTTATCCAAATGTAACTATTTACGATAATTGTATTATTGGTAATCATTGCATTATTCATAGTGGAACTGTTATTGGTAGCGATGGTTTTGGTTTTGCTCCAAACAAAGATGGTAGCTTTAAAAAAATTCCACAATTAGGCAATGTTATTATTAATGATGATGTAGAAATTGGTGCTAATTGTACTATTGATAGTGCTACTCTTGGTTCAACCATAATAGAAACAGGTTGTAAGTTGGATAATTTAATTCAAGTAGCACATAATGTAGTAATTGGTGCTCATACTGTTATTGCTGCACAAACAGGAATTGCTGGTAGTACTATTATTGGTCATCATTGTATGATTGGTGGACAAGTTGGATTTGTAGGTCACATTACTATTGCACCATATACAAAAATTAATGCACAAAGTGGTATTGCACAAAGTATAAAACAAGAAAATTTAGTTTTATCAGGTTCGCCAGCTTTTAATATGCGAGATTATTTTAAATCGTCGGTTTACTTTAAGCAACTTCCAGATATTATTAAACGACTAAGTACTTTAGAAGAAAAGAATAAAAATAAATAATTACTTATATTTGTTTACTTATGCTACAACAAAAAACCTTAATTAAACCTATACAATTCTCTGGTGTTGGCTTACATTCTGGACATCAAGCAACAGTTACACTTTTACCAGCAGCTGCAAATACTGGAATAAATTTTCATAGAACAGATGTCAATCAAAAAATACCTTGTTCTCCAAAATATATTACAAACACTAATAGAAGTACTACTATAACCTATAATAATATATCTATAATTACTATTGAACATTTACTATCTGCTTTGTATAGTTTAGAAGTTGATAATGTTATCATAGAAGTTGACAATGACGAAATACCAATTTTAGATGGAAGTACCAAACCAATTATCGATGCCATTAATCAAGTTGGTACTATAGAACTCAACGAAGCAAAAAAAGAGTTTGTTATTAAAAATTATATAGTATGGAAAGATGATGCTACTGATGCAGAGTACATGTTTATGCCACACAATGAATTTTCTGTTACTTGCTTAATTGATTATCCTTCAAAATTAATACACAATCAGTTTGCTGTTTTAAATAGCTTAGACGAATACTACACAGAAATTGCACCAGCCAAAACTTTTTGTTTCTTACACGAAATAGATTTTTTATACAACAACGGATTAATTAGAGGTGGAAGTATTAATAATGCATTAATTTATTCAGAAATTCCATTAAGCAAAAATAAAATTCAATGGATAGCAGATACTTTTAATCAACCTATCAATTCTATACCTGAAAAAGGTATACTCAATCCATTAAATCAAAGTTTTGATAACGAAGCAGCAAGACACAAAATTTTAGATGTTATAGGTGATTTAGCACTTACGCAAACCTATTGGCGAGGAAAACTCATTTGCTACAAACCAGGTCATGCTTCAAATGTTAGATTTTCAAATTTTCTCTATGAAGAAATATTACACAACAACTTAGCGTTTAGTCAATAATTTTTTTTATTAACTAAAATATTTTTAGTTTATATTTTAATTATCACTATATTTTATTTTAAATACACTTAGTTATTTTAAATATTGATTACAAAATCATCAATATTCAATAGTATAAATTCCAATACTTTTTTATATCTTTAATCGTATTAAATTATTACGATGAACGAAGTATATATCTACGATTGTATTAGAACTCCAAGAGGAAAAGGCAAAAAAAATGGCAGCTTATATGAAGTTACGCCAGTTACACTTTTAGCACAACAATTAAAAGCACTAGAAAAAAGAAATAATCTAGATACGGCTTTTGTAGAAGATGTAATTATTGGTTGCGTTACACCTATTGGCGACCAAGGTGGCAATATTGCTAAAACAGCAGTTTTGTACGCAGATTGGTCTCAGACAGTTCCAGGTTTTCAACTCAATCGCTTTTGTGCTTCTGGATTAGAAGCCGTTAATTTGGCTGCGATGAAAGTTCGGTCTGGTTGGCAAGATTTAATTGTTGCAGGTGGTGTTGAGTCAATGAGTAGAGTACCAATGGGAATGGATGGTGGTCCTTGGGTTTTAGATATGCAAGTCAACAATAAAACCGATTTTGTTCCTCAAGGAATTAGTGCCGACTTAATTGCAACTGTAGAAGGTTTTTCTAGAGAAGCTTGTGATAAGTATGCACTGCGTTCACAACAATTAGCAGCAATTGCTAAGCAAGAAGGTCGATTTAATAAATCTATTGTACCAATAGTAGATATTAATGGATTAACGATTCTAGCTGAAGACGAATTCAACAGACCAGATACTACATTGGAAGGTTTAGCTTCATTAAATCCATCTTTCCAAATGATGGGAGAAATGGGTTTCGATAGCGTAGCACTTCAAAAATATTCAGAATTAGAAAAAATAAATCATGTGCATACACCAGGAAATTCTTCTGGCATTGTAGATGGTGCTGCTTTAGTTTTAATTGGTTCTAAAGCCATTGGCGAAAAATTAGGTTTAAAACCTAGAGCCAAAATAGTATCGGTTGCAGTTACTTCTACCGAACCAACTATTATGCTTACTGGTCCTGGTCCTGCTTCTAAAATTGCACTACAAAAAGCTGGTATGACAATCAACGATATTGATTTGGTAGAAATGAACGAAGCATTTGCTTCTGCTGTTTTGAGATTACAAAGAGATATTGAAGTACCTGATGAAAAATTAAATGTAAATGGTGGAGCAATTGCATTAGGTCATCCACTTGGAGCAACAGGTGCAATGATATTAGGTACTCTAGTTGATGAACTAGAAAGAAGCAATAAGAGTACTGGTTTAGCTACACTTTGTGTTGGTGGTGGTATGGGCGTTACTACTATAATAGAAAGAGTATAGAAAAGTAATTTTTTTCAAACTAAATAATAGTAAATATTTATAT
Above is a genomic segment from Chitinophagales bacterium containing:
- a CDS encoding HD domain-containing protein, which encodes MLNKRKIFNDPVYGFITIPYDIVYDIIQHPYFQRLRRIQQLGLSSMVYPGATHSRFHHSLGAMHLMQQALEVLKLKGVKITQKESEAATVAILLHDIGHAPFSHSLEYILVKNISHETISKKIIEELIPIFGETLAIALQIFNNSYKKKFLHQLVSGQLDMDRMDYLNRDSFYTGVSEGVIGYDRIINMLNVVDDNIVVEEKGIYSIEKFLIARRLMYWQVYLHKTSLVADLMLKATVERAIAIKAIDNISKPLAKLIENPNRKNYLKYYTLIDDIDIMYALKIWSTNKDKILAQLADAILNRKLFHLSYESEQVAEQQYLALKQQYSKESFPYLVYAGSTQNNAYNPSKETIKILKKDGSIVPISEYSKEWNLQSITQTITKHYIAYPKK
- the lpxD gene encoding UDP-3-O-(3-hydroxymyristoyl)glucosamine N-acyltransferase, translating into MQLNQKPYTINELALIVNGQIIGDTNTTIHLPNKVEIATKEEISFIGNKKYIDYIHTSNAGILILTKALFKADFERPIILVDDAYNAFAQILDLFIQKDIPTISDKAIIDTSARIGNNCCIGANTIIGKNVQIGNDCIIYPNVTIYDNCIIGNHCIIHSGTVIGSDGFGFAPNKDGSFKKIPQLGNVIINDDVEIGANCTIDSATLGSTIIETGCKLDNLIQVAHNVVIGAHTVIAAQTGIAGSTIIGHHCMIGGQVGFVGHITIAPYTKINAQSGIAQSIKQENLVLSGSPAFNMRDYFKSSVYFKQLPDIIKRLSTLEEKNKNK
- the lpxC gene encoding UDP-3-O-[3-hydroxymyristoyl] N-acetylglucosamine deacetylase; this encodes MLQQKTLIKPIQFSGVGLHSGHQATVTLLPAAANTGINFHRTDVNQKIPCSPKYITNTNRSTTITYNNISIITIEHLLSALYSLEVDNVIIEVDNDEIPILDGSTKPIIDAINQVGTIELNEAKKEFVIKNYIVWKDDATDAEYMFMPHNEFSVTCLIDYPSKLIHNQFAVLNSLDEYYTEIAPAKTFCFLHEIDFLYNNGLIRGGSINNALIYSEIPLSKNKIQWIADTFNQPINSIPEKGILNPLNQSFDNEAARHKILDVIGDLALTQTYWRGKLICYKPGHASNVRFSNFLYEEILHNNLAFSQ
- a CDS encoding acetyl-CoA C-acetyltransferase yields the protein MNEVYIYDCIRTPRGKGKKNGSLYEVTPVTLLAQQLKALEKRNNLDTAFVEDVIIGCVTPIGDQGGNIAKTAVLYADWSQTVPGFQLNRFCASGLEAVNLAAMKVRSGWQDLIVAGGVESMSRVPMGMDGGPWVLDMQVNNKTDFVPQGISADLIATVEGFSREACDKYALRSQQLAAIAKQEGRFNKSIVPIVDINGLTILAEDEFNRPDTTLEGLASLNPSFQMMGEMGFDSVALQKYSELEKINHVHTPGNSSGIVDGAALVLIGSKAIGEKLGLKPRAKIVSVAVTSTEPTIMLTGPGPASKIALQKAGMTINDIDLVEMNEAFASAVLRLQRDIEVPDEKLNVNGGAIALGHPLGATGAMILGTLVDELERSNKSTGLATLCVGGGMGVTTIIERV